Proteins found in one Sphaeramia orbicularis chromosome 8, fSphaOr1.1, whole genome shotgun sequence genomic segment:
- the LOC115424066 gene encoding interferon a3-like, whose amino-acid sequence MFTWTWTRTWTWTAVLVFLFSNTLTSALRCDWLKHYGHRSNECLNLLEDMGGQLIQEDGRDRCPYRLYSRIRNTQVESQVVFIRDSLEHILRLYDHGNRSSVTWDTVNTEHFLLCLRSQIDKLNGCVLTSNRTNHSLRKYYKRLSKEVLDRTGSSAESWELIRKNTKEHLEQLHLLVNSIRHQQEAEHRGHQGAEHSHRTRDKHINGTATTITTATITTMKERSTAEEQQ is encoded by the exons ATgttcacctggacctggacccggacctggacctggactgcaGTGCTGGTCTTTCTCTTCTCCAACACTCTGACCTCTGCtctgcgctgtgattggctgaaacATTATGGTCACCGTAGCAACGAGTGTTTGAATCTGCTGGAGGACATG GGTGGTCAGCTGATTCAAGAGGATGGTCGGGATCGTTGTCCTTATAGACTCTACAGTCGAATCAGAAACACACAG GTGGAGTCTCAGGTGGTTTTCATCAGAGACAGTCTGGAGCACATCCTTCGCCTCTATGACCATGGAAACCGATCCTCGGTTACCTGGGATACCGTCAACACCGAACACTTCCTGCTGTGTCTCCGCAGTCAGATCGACAAACTCAACGGCTGC GTGCTGACGTCCAACAGAACCAACCACAGTCTGAGAAAATACTACAAGAGACTGTCCAAAGAGGTTCTGGACCGCACA GGTAGCAGTGCTGAATCCTGGGAGTTGATCAGAAAAAACACCAAAGAGCATCTGGAGCAGCTGCACCTGCTGGTCAACTCCATCAGACACCAGCAGGAGGCGGAGCATAGAGGCCATCAGGGGGCGGAGCACAGCCACAGGACAAGAGACAAGCACATCAACggaacagcaacaacaataacaacagcaacaataacGACAATGAAAGAGAGGAGCACGGCAGaggaacaacaataa